Proteins co-encoded in one Ruegeria sp. HKCCD4315 genomic window:
- the parC gene encoding DNA topoisomerase IV subunit A, with product MNDTIDDPNMEAPEGGGEVAEPLRRAIGERYLTYALSTIMHRALPDARDGLKPVHRRILYAMRELRLSATGGFRKSAKISGDVMGNYHPHGDAAIYDAMARLAQDFNVRYPLVDGQGNFGNIDGDNPAASRYTEARMTIVAEALLEGLNEDAVDFRDNYDGTLTEPVVLPAQFPNLLANGASGIAVGMATNIPPHNIAELCDACLHLIKTPDARDDTLLNYVPGPDFPTGGVIVEPPENIAQAYRTGRGSFRLRCKYEVEDLGRGQWQIIVTEIPYQVQKSKLIEKIAELIQTKKIPILADVRDESADDIRLILEPRSKNVDPEVLMGMLYRNSDLEVRFSLNMNVLIDGVTPKVCSMKEVLRAFLDHRQEVLIRRSRHRMAKIDHRLEVLEGFIVAFLNLDRVIDIIRYDDDPKAALMREDWGIDHVRATDESDYVTPKLGEGELSEVQVDAILNMRLRSLRRLEEMELVRERDELMLERANLEDLLADPALQWAKIAEQLKETKKTFGKDYEGGARRTMFAEAGQVEEVPLEAMIDKEPITVVCSQMGWIRAMTGHIDLKRELKFKDGDGPRFIFHAETTDRLLVFASNGRFYTVSAANLPGGRGMGEPLRLMVDLPNEAQIIDILIHKPGRKLLVASDAGNGFMVPEDDVLAQTRNGKQVLNVKGDESAMICKPVAGDHVAVVSQNGKFLVFPTEELPEMTRGKGVRLQKYNMARGRQGTLELDGGLSDITTFNWEEGLKWSMGGDKTRHEADMSQWLSKRASVGKKPPYGFPRDYKFS from the coding sequence GACGGGCTGAAGCCGGTTCACCGGCGAATCCTCTATGCGATGAGGGAATTGCGACTCAGTGCAACCGGAGGTTTTCGGAAGTCCGCCAAGATCTCGGGCGATGTGATGGGTAACTATCACCCACATGGCGACGCTGCGATCTACGACGCGATGGCGCGATTGGCGCAGGACTTCAACGTCCGTTACCCGTTGGTCGACGGGCAAGGGAACTTTGGCAATATCGACGGGGATAACCCGGCTGCTTCGCGATACACCGAGGCGCGGATGACCATCGTCGCCGAAGCGCTGCTTGAAGGGTTGAACGAAGACGCTGTCGATTTCCGCGACAACTATGACGGCACGTTGACCGAACCGGTGGTGTTGCCTGCGCAATTCCCCAACCTTTTGGCCAATGGTGCCAGCGGTATCGCTGTGGGTATGGCGACGAACATTCCGCCGCACAATATTGCCGAGCTGTGCGATGCCTGCCTGCATCTGATCAAGACGCCGGATGCCCGCGACGATACGTTGCTGAACTACGTGCCTGGACCGGACTTCCCGACTGGTGGCGTGATTGTCGAGCCGCCCGAGAACATCGCGCAGGCCTATCGCACCGGGCGCGGCTCATTCCGTCTGCGTTGCAAATACGAGGTCGAAGATCTGGGGCGCGGCCAGTGGCAGATCATCGTCACTGAAATTCCGTATCAGGTTCAGAAATCCAAGCTGATCGAAAAGATCGCAGAGCTGATCCAGACCAAGAAAATCCCGATTCTCGCCGATGTGCGCGACGAATCTGCCGATGACATCCGGTTGATCCTTGAGCCTCGATCTAAAAACGTGGACCCCGAGGTGCTGATGGGCATGCTCTATCGCAACTCGGACCTTGAGGTGCGGTTCAGTCTGAACATGAACGTGCTGATCGACGGCGTAACGCCCAAGGTCTGTTCGATGAAGGAAGTGCTGCGTGCCTTCCTCGATCACAGACAAGAGGTGCTAATCCGACGCTCACGTCACCGCATGGCGAAGATCGACCATCGGTTGGAGGTCTTGGAGGGCTTTATCGTCGCTTTCCTGAACCTTGATCGTGTGATCGACATTATCCGCTATGACGACGACCCCAAAGCCGCGCTGATGCGCGAGGATTGGGGCATCGACCACGTCCGCGCCACCGATGAGTCTGACTACGTCACGCCCAAGCTGGGTGAGGGCGAACTGTCCGAGGTTCAGGTCGACGCCATCCTGAACATGCGCTTGCGCAGCTTGCGCCGTCTGGAAGAGATGGAGTTGGTCCGCGAACGCGACGAGCTGATGCTGGAACGCGCCAATCTTGAAGACCTGCTGGCAGATCCCGCCCTGCAATGGGCCAAGATTGCCGAGCAGTTGAAAGAGACCAAGAAAACTTTCGGCAAGGATTACGAAGGCGGCGCGCGTCGCACGATGTTCGCCGAGGCCGGACAAGTCGAAGAAGTTCCGCTTGAGGCAATGATCGATAAGGAGCCGATCACGGTCGTCTGTTCTCAGATGGGCTGGATTCGCGCCATGACAGGCCATATCGACCTGAAGCGCGAATTGAAGTTCAAAGATGGTGATGGCCCGCGTTTCATTTTCCACGCGGAAACCACAGATCGCCTGCTGGTGTTTGCCTCGAATGGGCGCTTCTACACTGTCAGTGCGGCCAATCTGCCCGGTGGACGGGGCATGGGCGAACCGCTGCGCCTGATGGTCGATCTTCCGAACGAGGCGCAGATCATCGATATCCTGATCCATAAGCCGGGGCGTAAGCTGCTGGTGGCCTCGGATGCGGGCAACGGGTTCATGGTGCCCGAAGATGACGTGCTGGCACAGACCCGTAACGGCAAACAGGTATTGAATGTAAAAGGCGACGAGTCGGCGATGATCTGCAAGCCGGTCGCAGGAGATCACGTGGCTGTCGTGTCTCAGAACGGCAAATTCCTCGTATTCCCAACAGAAGAGCTGCCCGAGATGACCCGTGGCAAAGGTGTGCGCTTGCAGAAATACAACATGGCGCGCGGGCGGCAGGGTACGCTGGAGCTGGATGGAGGGTTGTCCGACATTACCACCTTCAACTGGGAAGAGGGACTGAAATGGTCCATGGGTGGCGACAAAACCCGGCACGAGGCCGACATGTCCCAATGGCTGTCGAAACGTGCCAGCGTTGGTAAAAAACCGCCCTATGGCTTCCCGCGGGATTACAAGTTCTCGTGA